One stretch of Aquimarina sp. Aq107 DNA includes these proteins:
- a CDS encoding multiheme c-type cytochrome — protein MDIVVGSGTKGQSYLMWNNNNLLQLQASYFTPTDSWINSPGAPDQLAPARPVLERCLECHTTYAQNITGDKNSNQFHKENLIYGIDCQRCHGPVKKHVVYHKQNPTDKIAKHIIQYGSLSRQQRLDACALCHSGLRTETTERAFSFAIGDTLKKFSFPDYDESSLKNLDVHGNQYGLLKASKCFTNSNFLDCTTCHNPHKKERGNISSFNQKYMDCHTSLSKPINCSGDKNEIKKMGNNCIQCHMPLVKSKTMKIQISKNEEISVDVRTHLIGIYNLKNN, from the coding sequence ATGGATATTGTGGTAGGCTCAGGAACCAAAGGACAATCATATTTAATGTGGAATAACAATAATTTATTGCAACTACAGGCATCTTATTTTACTCCCACGGATAGTTGGATTAATAGCCCTGGAGCTCCAGATCAACTAGCTCCAGCAAGACCCGTATTAGAACGTTGTTTAGAATGTCACACTACATACGCGCAAAATATTACGGGAGACAAAAACAGCAATCAATTTCACAAAGAGAACTTAATTTATGGTATTGATTGTCAAAGATGTCACGGCCCTGTAAAAAAACACGTGGTATATCATAAACAAAACCCTACGGACAAAATTGCTAAACATATTATACAATACGGTTCTTTATCACGGCAGCAAAGATTAGATGCATGTGCGCTATGTCATTCTGGATTGAGAACAGAAACTACAGAACGTGCATTTTCTTTTGCAATTGGAGATACATTAAAGAAATTTTCATTTCCTGATTACGATGAGTCCAGTTTAAAAAACCTTGATGTACATGGAAATCAATACGGTTTACTAAAAGCAAGTAAATGTTTTACAAATAGCAATTTTCTTGATTGTACTACCTGCCATAATCCTCATAAAAAGGAAAGAGGAAACATCTCTTCATTTAATCAGAAATATATGGATTGCCATACATCGTTATCAAAACCAATCAATTGTTCTGGTGATAAAAATGAAATTAAAAAAATGGGGAATAACTGTATCCAATGTCATATGCCTTTAGTAAAAAGCAAAACGATGAAGATACAGATTTCAAAAAATGAAGAAATTTCTGTTGATGTTAGAACACATCTTATAGGCATCTATAACCTAAAGAATAATTAA
- the trxA gene encoding thioredoxin, which yields MALEITDATFDEVVLKSDKPVLVDFWAAWCGPCRMVGPIIEQISEEYDGKAVVGKVDVDANQEFAAKYGVRNIPTVLVFQNGEVVGRQVGVSPKNVYAEALDSLI from the coding sequence ATGGCATTAGAAATAACAGATGCTACTTTTGATGAAGTAGTACTTAAGAGTGATAAACCGGTATTAGTTGATTTTTGGGCAGCATGGTGTGGTCCTTGTAGAATGGTAGGTCCTATCATCGAACAAATCAGCGAAGAGTATGATGGAAAAGCAGTAGTAGGTAAAGTAGATGTAGATGCAAATCAAGAATTTGCTGCAAAATATGGAGTAAGAAATATCCCAACTGTATTAGTTTTTCAAAATGGAGAAGTAGTTGGTCGCCAAGTAGGTGTTTCTCCTAAGAATGTTTATGCAGAAGCTTTAGATTCTTTAATCTAA
- a CDS encoding DUF456 domain-containing protein — MDIALVIIGFILCLVGIIGSFLPVLPGPFTSWVGLLILHFTKVIPQNWTFLGITLAIALVVWVLDYIVPAWGTKHFGGTKYGMIGSSVGLIIGLLFLGPLGIIIGPFAGAFIGELIKDSNDSSKALKAAFGSFLGFLAGTFVKFIVSVAFVILYINKVWEYWGELF; from the coding sequence ATGGATATAGCATTAGTCATAATAGGGTTTATTTTATGTTTAGTAGGTATTATTGGTAGCTTTCTACCAGTATTGCCAGGACCTTTTACTTCTTGGGTAGGTCTTTTGATATTACATTTTACTAAGGTTATCCCTCAAAACTGGACGTTTCTTGGGATTACATTAGCAATAGCATTAGTAGTTTGGGTACTTGATTATATAGTGCCTGCATGGGGAACCAAACATTTTGGTGGTACCAAGTATGGGATGATAGGTAGTTCTGTGGGGCTTATCATAGGATTATTGTTTCTAGGTCCATTAGGGATTATTATAGGGCCTTTTGCGGGAGCATTCATCGGTGAACTTATAAAAGATAGTAACGATTCTTCTAAAGCCTTAAAAGCAGCTTTTGGTTCTTTTCTTGGTTTTCTTGCTGGTACCTTTGTAAAATTTATAGTATCCGTAGCTTTTGTGATATTATATATAAATAAGGTTTGGGAGTATTGGGGAGAATTGTTTTAA
- a CDS encoding thiol-activated cytolysin family protein: MKTSILKMPQAFILICIISTLIACSSCSKDEDPIPTEPTNPEANTINDFINNLDYDANQLLGVEETGGEALLKTAGETSTDESYDSGVETTCVRVDYNLKANFEDVAILRPTNGIIWPGALVIGNQTMRDGLPEAFTLGRAPMTIRLDLPGIGEAGNIGVEDPRNSNVQSKIDEALEYWNANAYQEGYVNASNSSYSASTSYNSKQMSLEVGMNTEWATGDVSAQFNYETTSTRRVAIMVFKQVFYTITMDTPDNPSDVFGADVPLTQIENAFNSNTPPAYVHSVNYGRIIMFRMETTAEATESELTGAFNYASGVTNASGDVEAKYKEILNESNITTVTIGGNAAVASEAVSAQNFGDLQSIIKGENAVYSRNNPGVPIAYTIRFLKDNSLAKMGYTTDYVALNCTTAMREHNRIVFKNRVVDNFRIGIEYKIKDGTSVPYSQIVWVENKVDGENTTITPPDGAYDIFYYIDRAKAGTGYENKWTDNIGGYVHDYEDCFESYREPWLEVKVRTCQ; this comes from the coding sequence ATGAAAACTTCAATTTTAAAAATGCCCCAAGCATTTATTTTAATTTGTATTATATCTACATTAATAGCCTGCAGTTCTTGTAGTAAAGATGAAGATCCTATTCCTACAGAACCTACAAATCCTGAAGCCAATACTATCAATGATTTTATTAATAATCTTGACTATGATGCTAACCAGTTATTAGGTGTAGAAGAGACAGGTGGTGAGGCGTTATTAAAAACGGCAGGAGAAACTAGTACTGATGAATCATATGATTCTGGAGTGGAAACAACTTGTGTACGTGTGGATTATAACCTTAAAGCCAATTTTGAAGATGTTGCTATTTTGAGACCTACAAATGGTATCATATGGCCAGGTGCTTTAGTGATAGGGAATCAGACGATGAGAGACGGTTTGCCTGAAGCATTTACGTTAGGGAGGGCACCTATGACTATTCGATTGGATTTACCAGGTATTGGTGAGGCCGGAAATATTGGAGTAGAGGACCCTAGAAATTCTAATGTGCAATCTAAGATCGATGAAGCATTAGAATATTGGAATGCTAATGCGTATCAAGAAGGGTATGTAAATGCTTCTAATTCTTCGTATTCGGCAAGTACATCCTATAACTCTAAACAAATGAGCTTAGAAGTAGGGATGAATACCGAATGGGCAACAGGAGATGTTTCAGCTCAGTTTAATTACGAAACCACATCTACAAGAAGAGTTGCTATTATGGTGTTTAAACAAGTTTTTTATACAATAACTATGGATACACCGGATAATCCATCAGATGTTTTTGGAGCAGATGTACCATTAACACAAATTGAGAATGCATTTAATTCTAATACGCCGCCAGCATATGTACATTCGGTAAATTATGGTAGGATTATTATGTTTAGAATGGAAACCACTGCCGAAGCTACAGAATCCGAGTTAACGGGAGCTTTTAATTATGCAAGTGGAGTAACGAATGCATCAGGAGATGTAGAAGCTAAGTATAAAGAAATATTGAATGAATCCAATATCACTACAGTAACTATTGGAGGAAACGCTGCGGTAGCTTCTGAAGCAGTATCCGCACAAAATTTTGGAGATTTACAGTCTATTATCAAAGGAGAAAATGCAGTGTATAGCAGAAATAATCCTGGGGTGCCTATTGCGTACACTATACGATTTTTAAAAGATAATAGTTTGGCAAAAATGGGATATACTACAGATTACGTAGCATTAAATTGCACTACCGCTATGCGTGAACATAATCGAATAGTATTTAAGAATAGAGTAGTAGATAACTTCAGAATAGGAATTGAATATAAAATTAAAGATGGAACTAGTGTTCCTTATTCGCAAATTGTTTGGGTAGAGAATAAAGTAGATGGAGAGAATACTACAATTACTCCACCAGACGGTGCTTACGATATCTTTTATTATATCGACCGAGCAAAAGCGGGTACTGGTTATGAAAATAAATGGACAGATAACATTGGAGGATATGTACATGATTATGAAGATTGTTTTGAATCTTATCGAGAGCCTTGGTTAGAAGTAAAAGTAAGAACCTGTCAATAA
- a CDS encoding DUF58 domain-containing protein, translating into MNIQNEINKTGGFTNLELLAKQVVEGFISGMHKSPFHGFSAEFAEHKVYNNGESTKHIDWKLYAKTDKLFTKRYEEETNLRCHIIIDNSSSMHYPEIKEHHLGSLNKVSFSVLATACLMNILKKQRDAIGLSIYSDTYDYYSQEKGSERHHQMLLSKLSQIVTSTPTSKNTDTYTFLHQIAEKIHRRSLIFLFTDMLQATSSPEKLFEALRHLKYNKHEVVLFHTFDSTKELNFDFNNRPTRFIDVETGEHVNLYADNIKENYQKAVASYFYELKLKCSQYKIKYVEADITKDFDKILTTYLVERQKFV; encoded by the coding sequence ATGAATATCCAAAATGAAATTAACAAAACCGGAGGTTTTACTAATCTTGAACTTTTAGCTAAACAAGTGGTAGAAGGTTTTATTTCTGGAATGCATAAAAGTCCTTTTCATGGATTCTCTGCGGAATTTGCAGAACATAAAGTATACAATAACGGAGAAAGTACAAAGCACATAGATTGGAAACTATATGCGAAAACAGATAAATTATTTACTAAAAGGTATGAAGAAGAGACCAACTTAAGATGTCATATTATTATTGATAATTCTTCTTCAATGCATTATCCAGAGATTAAAGAACATCATTTAGGATCGCTAAATAAAGTTAGTTTTTCGGTACTGGCAACTGCTTGTTTAATGAATATACTCAAAAAACAACGTGATGCTATTGGATTAAGTATTTACAGTGATACTTATGATTATTATTCTCAAGAAAAAGGTAGCGAGAGGCATCATCAAATGCTTCTGAGCAAGTTAAGTCAAATTGTAACTTCTACTCCAACTTCAAAAAATACCGATACCTATACTTTTTTACATCAAATTGCAGAAAAAATCCATCGTAGATCTTTGATTTTCTTATTTACAGACATGTTGCAGGCCACGTCAAGTCCCGAAAAATTATTTGAAGCCTTAAGACATCTTAAATATAACAAACACGAAGTAGTGCTGTTCCATACCTTTGATAGCACTAAGGAGCTAAACTTTGATTTTAATAATCGTCCTACCAGATTTATAGATGTAGAGACTGGTGAGCACGTAAATTTATATGCAGATAATATTAAAGAAAATTATCAAAAAGCAGTCGCATCTTATTTTTATGAACTCAAGTTAAAATGTTCACAGTATAAAATAAAATATGTAGAAGCTGATATTACAAAAGATTTTGACAAAATTCTCACAACATATCTTGTTGAAAGGCAGAAATTTGTATAA
- a CDS encoding M56 family metallopeptidase produces MFYYLLQILIFQLVFLLIYDILHKKDTFFNWNRLYLLIVPFLSLILPFIEIDFLNSSTTEAYVSTIERTIKATTTRTILNTTTTKDNTDTFSDSTNWWLIIYVIGIAINVVLLILKFHKLHILRNVSNISKAFDKRIVILPNSSHAFSFWNTIFLGDSLTEEEKKNIISHELVHVNHKHTIDQISIEILKVLLWWNPLIYIYQARITLLHEYIADSVTIHKVNQRNYIEQLLNSAFQTEKITFINQFFNQSLIKKRILMLQKSQSKSIAKFKYLLLIPVITGILTYTSCKDESTSNPENPAIVEGETTDINEKITTSNQPSCLNKGSKYDYTLDNYLKITNGKNADIIAKIVSLTTNEIIRTAVIYKSQIHFIRNIPQGSYRVDAIYGHQYKEEEKDGYCSGSFATELISETGEDVLDYNVIINEKGKNVPSYSLALNLLPENLKKQNDYALETINKTGKEKTEQSDQEMLKNAQKLAEKYNKEAHANIPNDISKKEAEPYCANYDESRYDYKLDNYLKLTNGKNTEVIIDIVNLETLKSTRTVHLPKDTEYFVRNIPEGTYNLKIVYGEGYKKEEKNEKCVLSFTNKKIEEEGQDILDFNTVISPQGLNVPSYAMTLDMLDEHTH; encoded by the coding sequence ATGTTTTATTACCTCCTCCAAATCTTAATATTCCAGCTAGTTTTTCTTCTGATATATGACATATTACATAAAAAAGACACTTTCTTTAATTGGAATCGTCTATATCTATTAATAGTTCCTTTCTTATCTCTAATATTACCTTTTATTGAAATCGATTTTCTAAATTCAAGTACTACAGAAGCTTATGTTTCTACTATTGAAAGAACAATTAAAGCAACTACTACGCGTACTATCTTAAATACAACCACGACTAAGGACAACACTGATACTTTTTCTGATTCTACCAATTGGTGGTTAATAATTTACGTAATAGGAATAGCCATCAATGTTGTACTTCTGATACTCAAATTTCATAAACTTCATATACTGCGAAATGTTTCTAATATTTCTAAAGCTTTTGACAAAAGAATAGTAATACTCCCTAATAGCTCTCACGCATTTTCATTTTGGAATACCATTTTTTTAGGAGATTCTTTAACAGAAGAAGAAAAGAAAAACATTATTTCTCACGAACTAGTTCATGTAAATCATAAACATACTATTGATCAAATAAGTATCGAAATATTAAAAGTATTATTATGGTGGAATCCATTAATATATATCTATCAAGCACGTATCACACTACTTCATGAATATATAGCTGACTCAGTTACTATACATAAAGTAAATCAAAGAAATTATATAGAACAGTTACTTAATTCTGCTTTTCAAACAGAAAAAATAACTTTTATCAATCAATTTTTCAATCAATCATTAATCAAAAAACGAATACTTATGTTACAAAAGTCCCAATCAAAATCTATTGCCAAATTTAAATACCTATTATTAATACCAGTAATTACAGGAATCCTTACCTACACTTCTTGTAAAGATGAAAGTACCTCTAATCCAGAAAACCCTGCTATAGTAGAAGGAGAGACCACTGATATTAATGAAAAAATAACAACTAGTAATCAGCCTTCCTGTCTTAACAAAGGTTCTAAGTATGATTATACGTTAGATAATTACTTAAAAATTACAAATGGAAAAAATGCTGATATAATTGCCAAAATTGTCTCTTTAACTACAAATGAAATTATTAGAACAGCTGTAATATATAAGTCACAAATTCATTTTATACGAAACATACCTCAAGGTTCATATCGAGTAGATGCCATTTATGGACATCAATATAAAGAAGAGGAAAAAGATGGTTATTGTTCGGGGAGTTTTGCAACAGAGCTTATTTCCGAAACTGGAGAAGACGTTCTCGATTATAATGTTATCATAAATGAAAAAGGAAAAAACGTTCCATCATACTCATTAGCACTTAATCTACTTCCAGAAAATTTAAAAAAACAAAATGATTATGCGCTAGAAACCATTAATAAAACCGGTAAAGAAAAAACAGAACAATCTGATCAGGAAATGCTCAAAAATGCTCAAAAATTGGCTGAAAAGTATAACAAGGAAGCTCATGCTAACATCCCCAATGATATATCCAAAAAAGAAGCTGAGCCTTATTGTGCAAATTATGATGAATCCAGATATGATTATAAATTAGATAATTATCTAAAATTAACCAATGGAAAAAATACCGAAGTAATCATTGATATTGTTAACTTAGAAACACTGAAAAGTACAAGAACTGTTCATCTACCTAAGGACACTGAATACTTTGTTAGAAATATCCCAGAAGGCACTTATAATCTTAAAATTGTATATGGAGAAGGTTATAAAAAAGAAGAAAAGAACGAAAAATGCGTACTTTCGTTTACCAACAAAAAAATAGAAGAAGAAGGCCAAGATATCCTTGATTTCAATACAGTTATATCCCCACAAGGTCTTAATGTACCATCATATGCTATGACTTTAGACATGTTGGACGAACATACACATTAA
- a CDS encoding RNA polymerase sigma factor, whose translation MSYIINEDIFQSPLYNNNSLSVKNFYEDNFSMIKNYVIQNSGNEEDAKDLFQDALIIVYEKLNSDSLRIQSSLNSYFFGVCKNLWKNILRRKKKLLLISNSFNENSFVEDQFDQKELNHIYVRNFEKLSNSNKKILCLFFKGITMREIAKINGYTEGYAGKRNF comes from the coding sequence ATGAGTTATATAATAAATGAAGATATATTTCAAAGTCCATTATATAATAACAATTCTTTGTCTGTTAAAAATTTTTACGAAGACAATTTTTCAATGATAAAAAACTATGTTATTCAGAATTCAGGAAATGAGGAAGATGCTAAGGATTTATTTCAAGATGCTTTAATAATAGTATACGAAAAATTAAATTCAGATTCTTTAAGAATACAGTCATCATTAAATTCTTATTTTTTTGGAGTTTGTAAGAATTTGTGGAAAAATATACTACGCAGGAAAAAGAAGTTGTTATTAATTAGTAATTCTTTTAATGAGAATTCTTTTGTCGAAGATCAATTTGATCAGAAAGAATTGAATCATATTTATGTTAGAAATTTTGAGAAACTTAGTAACTCAAATAAGAAGATATTATGTCTTTTTTTCAAAGGAATAACAATGCGAGAAATTGCTAAAATAAATGGGTATACTGAAGGATATGCAGGAAAAAGAAATTTCTAG
- a CDS encoding tetratricopeptide repeat protein, whose protein sequence is MKFSTFILFIFLFSLQNIYSQNDKKLDSLLKAYHSHKDDSVKAITINLLFNHFLYNNQEKAKKYALEQLELSKKIDFSKGIAKALNNLAVYYSNTDKVDSSKTFYLKSLKIYDQNQNFDGITGVNHGIAILEYSSGNYQKAIELLNENIKIYTTKLNDSSGLGMSYDFIGSINLYQGNYNIALRETLKGLRIFEQINDEIRKADALNHLASIEAYLKNYDKSIEYNKQALTIYKEKNDRLYESQALNDIGNSYFYLKDYENAIKYLNKGLPISREMGVTTLEATILNNLGKAHTGIKQYKKAITYLDQSLSILQKTDNKNKIIEVLNDLGKTYNSINNPIKAKAFLNKSIKLATEIGVKGNLQIGYFNRSESYEKLGDFKNSLSDFKNLKTISDTIFNTKKSQQIEELKIIYETEKKEAAIALQKEEIKNLNQQVEISNLRKTLYAGGMISFIAVSGLLFFGFKQRIKKNKIEREKQEEIYKQEIEFKKKELTSQTLHLVQKNSFIQELKENLERIKNSPELFKVEFRRLVLLLKKESAEDKDWEVFKSYFADVHNNFDNKLRSIYAEISEKEIRLASFLRMNLTTKEIATMLNVLPDSVLKSKYRLKKKLNLDKETDLYQFLNSL, encoded by the coding sequence ATGAAGTTCTCTACTTTCATTCTATTCATATTTCTTTTTAGTCTTCAAAATATATACAGTCAAAATGATAAAAAATTAGATAGTTTGCTAAAAGCATATCACTCGCATAAGGATGATTCAGTCAAAGCAATTACAATTAATTTATTATTTAACCACTTCCTCTATAATAATCAGGAAAAAGCAAAAAAATATGCACTAGAACAATTGGAGCTTTCAAAAAAAATTGATTTCTCTAAAGGAATAGCTAAAGCTCTTAACAATTTAGCTGTATATTATAGTAATACCGATAAGGTTGACTCTTCAAAAACATTTTACTTAAAATCTCTCAAAATATATGATCAGAATCAAAATTTTGATGGCATAACCGGTGTAAATCACGGAATTGCAATTTTAGAATACTCTTCTGGAAACTATCAAAAGGCAATTGAACTTTTGAATGAAAACATTAAAATTTATACAACCAAATTAAACGACTCTTCGGGACTAGGTATGTCTTACGATTTTATAGGCTCAATAAATTTATATCAAGGAAATTATAATATAGCACTAAGAGAAACCTTAAAAGGTTTACGAATATTTGAGCAAATTAATGATGAAATTAGAAAAGCTGATGCTTTAAATCATTTAGCCAGTATAGAGGCTTACTTAAAAAACTATGATAAATCCATAGAATATAATAAGCAAGCACTTACTATTTACAAAGAAAAAAACGACAGATTATACGAATCTCAAGCATTAAATGATATTGGCAACTCATATTTTTATCTAAAAGATTATGAAAATGCAATTAAATACCTAAACAAAGGTTTACCTATTTCTAGGGAAATGGGAGTAACTACCTTAGAAGCTACAATTTTGAATAATCTTGGAAAAGCCCATACAGGAATAAAACAATACAAAAAAGCAATTACCTATCTTGATCAAAGTTTATCTATATTACAAAAAACAGATAATAAAAATAAAATTATTGAAGTATTAAATGATCTGGGTAAAACATATAATTCTATAAATAATCCGATTAAAGCAAAGGCTTTTTTAAATAAATCTATAAAACTAGCTACAGAAATCGGTGTAAAAGGAAACCTACAAATAGGCTATTTTAATAGATCAGAATCCTATGAAAAGCTTGGGGATTTTAAAAATTCATTAAGTGATTTTAAAAATTTAAAAACAATAAGTGATACCATATTCAATACTAAAAAGTCACAGCAGATAGAGGAACTCAAGATTATATATGAAACCGAAAAAAAAGAAGCTGCGATTGCTTTGCAAAAAGAAGAAATAAAAAACCTAAACCAACAGGTAGAAATCAGCAATCTTCGTAAAACATTATATGCTGGAGGAATGATCTCGTTTATAGCTGTCTCTGGATTACTATTCTTCGGATTCAAACAACGAATAAAAAAGAACAAAATAGAGCGCGAAAAACAAGAAGAAATTTACAAACAAGAAATCGAATTTAAAAAGAAAGAGCTTACTTCGCAAACGCTACACTTAGTGCAAAAAAACAGCTTTATTCAGGAATTAAAAGAAAACCTAGAACGTATTAAAAATTCACCAGAACTTTTTAAAGTAGAATTCAGACGTTTGGTATTATTATTAAAAAAAGAAAGCGCAGAAGACAAAGATTGGGAAGTGTTTAAATCTTATTTCGCAGATGTGCATAACAACTTTGATAATAAACTCAGGTCAATCTACGCGGAAATTTCTGAGAAAGAAATACGACTAGCTTCTTTTTTAAGAATGAATCTTACTACCAAAGAAATAGCTACTATGCTCAACGTTTTACCAGATAGTGTATTAAAATCAAAATATCGTTTAAAAAAGAAACTGAATTTAGACAAAGAAACGGATCTATATCAATTCTTGAACAGCTTATGA